One Loxodonta africana isolate mLoxAfr1 chromosome 15, mLoxAfr1.hap2, whole genome shotgun sequence genomic window carries:
- the LOC100672287 gene encoding putative olfactory receptor 8G3, translating to MDHRNHSSVTEFILFGLTEHPELQLPLFFLFLGIYVVTVVGNLGMIMLIGLSSHLHTPMYYFLSSLSFIDLCQSTVITPKLLVNFAAEKNFISYPECMTQLYFFLVFAIAECHMLAAMAYDRYVAICNPLLYNVVMSYHVCFWLTAGVYILGIIGSTIHTGFLLKLFFCKTNVINHYFCDLFPLLELSCSSIYINELLVLCLSAFNILTPALTILASYIFIINSILHIRSTEARSKAFSTCSSHILAVTIFYGSAAFMYLQPSNVSSMDQGKVSSVFYTIVVPMLNPMIYSLRNKDVKFALKKILESRAYS from the coding sequence ATGGACCATAGAAATCATTCCTCAGTAACTGAATTCATCCTCTTTGGGCTAACAGAACATCCTGAACTCCAGCTgcccctcttcttcctcttcctaggAATCTATGTGGTCACAGTGGTTGGGAATCTGGGCATGATCATGCTGATTGGACTCAGTTCTCacctgcacacccccatgtactatttcctcagcagTTTGTCCTTCATTGATCTTTGCCAGTCCACTGTCATTACCCCCAAATTGCTGGTAAACTTTGCGGCAGAAAAGAACTTTATCTCCTACCCTGAATGTATGACTCAGctctatttctttcttgtttttgctATTGCAGAGTGTCATATGCTGGCTGCAATGGCATATGACCGCTATGTCGCCATCTGTAATCCCTTGCTTTATAATGTTGTTATGTCTTATCACGTCTGCTTCTGGCTCACAGCAGGAGTGTATATTTTGGGCATCATTGGCTCTACAATTCATACAGGCTTTTTGTTGAAACTCTTTTTCTGCAAGACCAATGTGATTAACCATTATTTCTGTGATCTCTTTCCACTCCTGGAGTTATCCTGCTCCAGCATCTATATCAATGAATTATTGGTTCTGTGTCTGAGTGCATTTAATATATTGACTCCTGCCTTAACCATCCTTGCCTCCTACATCTTCATCATTAATAGCATTCTCCATATTCGCTCCACTGAGGCCaggtccaaagccttcagtacATGCAGCTCCCACATCTTGGCTGTTACAATTTTCTATGGTTCTGCCGCATTCATGTACTTGCAGCCATCAAATGTCAGCTCCATGGACCAAGGCAAAgtgtcttctgttttctatacTATTGTCGTGCCCATGCTGAACCCCatgatctacagtctgaggaataaggacgTCAAATTTGCCCTCAAGAAAATTTTAGAAAGTAGAGCATACTCATGA